The DNA sequence GAAGGCGTTCAGGAAGTAGCGGGCCAGCTGCCCGTAGCCGTGCACCACCACCCAGAGCCGCGACGCGGTGCGTGGGTCGCCAAGCTGGTGGTAGCGGGCCGTGCGGCCCACGCGGATGAAGTGCTCCTCCACGGCTAGTAGCTGAGCAGCTCGTTGAGCGCCACCGCCACCTTGTCCGCGCTGGGGATCATCGCCGCCTCCAGCGTGCTGTTGAGGGGGATGGCGGGCATGTCCACGGCACCAAGCGTGCGAACAGGCGCATCGAGGTGTGCGAAGCACTGGTCGCCGATGCGGGCGGCCAGGGCCTGGGCGAAGCTGTTGGTGAGCTGCTCTTCCGTCACCACGAGGCAGCGACCATGTGCACGCACCTGCTCCATCACCGTGTCCTCATCCAGCGGCACCAGCGTGCGGAGGTCGATGACGGTGATCCGTCCCGCGAAGCCCCTGGCGGCGGCCTGGGCCCAGTACACGCCCATGCCGTAGGTGACCACCACCGCCGCCTGCCCGCGGGACACGGCATCGGCGTCGGCCTGCAGCACGATCCGCGCCTTGCCGAAGGGGATGATGTAGTCCGGTGCGGGCTCCACGCTCTTCGCCTCCTCGGTGCCCTTGATCTTGCTCCAGTAGAGGCCCTTGTGCTCCAGCATCACCACCGGATTGGGGTCGTGGTAGGCGGCCTTCATCAGGCCCTTGAGGTCGGCGCCGGTGCTGGGGTACGCGATCTTGATGCCCTTGATGGTGCACAACACGCTCTCCACGCTGCTGCTGTGGTAGGGTCCACCGCTGCCGTAGGCGCCGATGGGCACGCGGATGATGCACGAGACCGGCCATTTGCCCACGGTGAGGTAGGCGCTGCGGGCCACTTCGGTGAAGAGCTGGTTGAGCCCCGGCCAGATGTAATCGGCGAACTGCACCTCCACGATGGGCTTGAGACCGGCGGCGCTCATGCCCACCGTGCTGCCGATGATGAAGGCCTCTTGGATGGGGGTGTTGAACACGCGGTGGTCGCCGAAGTCGCGCGCCAGCGTGGCGGCCTCGCGGAACACGCCCCCCAGCCGGGCGCCCACGTCCTGTCCGTAGAGCAGGCAGCGCGGGTCGTCCTGCATCAGTTCGCGGATGGCGAAGAGCGCGCAGTCCACCATCACGGTCGGCTGGCGGTCCTTGGGTGCGCGTTCGCCACGTTCCTCGGTCACCGGCGTCGGTGCGAAGGCATGGGTTAACAGGTCCTCGGGGGGCGGGTCGGCCGCGGCGCAGGCCCGCTCGAAGTCGGCCTTCACCCGGGCGATGGCCTTCTGTTCGATCTGCTTGAGACCGTCGAGCTGCAGGCGCTGGTCCAGGCAGTGCTGCAGCAGGCGGGGGTGCGGGTCTCGCTTGCGGTGTTCCGCCAGGTTCTCCTCGCTGCGGTAGAACTCCATGCGCACCCCGCTGGTGTGGTGGTTCAATAGCGGCACCTTGGCATGCACCAGGAAGGGACGGCGCTCCTGGCGCACCGTGGCGATCACCTCGCTGAGCGTAGCGTGACAGATGGAGAAGTCGCTGCCATCGATGCTGCGCACCTCAAGCCCCTTGAAGCCTTTGGCGTACTCCGGTGCGTCGGCCACACGGATCTCGTCCGCACTGGCGCTGATGTCCCATTCGTTGTCCTGGACCAGGTAGATGATGGGCAGCTTCTTCAGCACGGCCATCTGGAAGGCCTCGGCAACCTCGCCCTCCGTGATGGAGGCATCGCCCAGCGAGCACACCACCACCGGGGGGGCGTCATCCGCCGAACCGTTGCGGTCGTGGGGGATGCCTGCGCGCTCCTTGTACCACAGGCCCAGGGCGATGCCCGTGGTGGGGATGGCCTGCATGCCGGTGGCGCTGCTCTGGTGCGGGATACGCGGCATGCCTTCGCGGCGCAGACTGGGGTGGCCGTAGTAGGTGCGGCCGCCGCTGAAGGGGTCGTCGCGTTTGGCCAGCAGCTGCAACATCAGCTCGTAGGGCTCCATGCCGATGCCGAGCAGGATGCTGTCGTCGCGGTAGTAGGGGGCCACGAAGTCCTGCGGCTTCAACTGCAGGCCGAGCGCGATCTGGATGGCCTCGTGGCCGCGGCTGGTGGCGTGGACGTACTTGCTGGTGAGCTTGAAGTGCTCCTCGTACAGCTCCGTCATCGCCTTGGCCGTGCACATCAGCTCCCAGGCGCGCAGCAGGGTGTCGCGGTCCGGCTGGTGGGCGCTGCGGTTGTCGGCGGCTTTCGGCTTGGCGGTCGCGGGCATGGACACGGTTCAGGACCCGCGAAGTTAGGGGTCCGGGGGGAGGTGGGAGGACGGTATCAGTGAGCCGTTCCGTCCAGCTTAAGTTCACACACGTTGAAGTGTAGCGTATCGGACCTGTCGATGATGAAGGTAATGGTGCATGAATCCGTCCAACTGGTCGTGGTCGAGATCCTGTCGCCATGAAGCACCAGATGAACGGGATAGTAGGGTGGACCGGCCCATCCCAGGCATTCCTGACGCACCAAGTGATATTCATCAACGCGCCATTCTTTGACAGTCCTACACGTTTCGCCAAAGGCATACGAGATCATGAGGAGGAAGGCGATGCTGCCCACGGTGGCAAGCGCGACCAAGCCAAAGACCGCCCAACCGAAGACCTTCCACTTCCTCCGGATGCCCAGCCATCCGAGGAACAGTAGAGCGATGATGCACCCGAGCTGGATCGCGATCATGTCAACTCGTGGATCAACAACATCCCTTGTGTCAGCCCCGCGGATCGCATGCGTCGTCCGAAGCCATCAGTATGAGGTCTTTGGATATGGCTTGTGGCAGGAAGGTTGCGAAATCCACAACGGGGGAGGTGGCGCCTTGTCGGCCCATGCAACTGCAACATGGAACCTCCTGTTGCGGTCCTGACCGTCGCATGGAAGCAAGATAGCATGGCTGGTGGCCCGTTGAAACATCGCTCTGGCCTCAGTTCATGGATCGCACCATGCCTGGTGAGAGCCGTAGCTGAAATGCTCCGGTACAGGCGGATCTCCTCCTCGGTGTCCTGAGCCGCGTCGCTTGCCTCATCGGAACGGCCCGCGGCCCGAGACCGGCTCCGCGCCGCTCCCCGCCGCCAGGCGCCGCCGGTGTGATCGCCAACACGTCACCGGACGGCCGGTCTACTTTTGGCCATCATTCAACAGTCCATGGACCGCAGAGCACACGAGATCGACCACCGCATCGTCGGCGACGACATGCAATGCGTGGAGATCACCCTTGATCCGCAGGAGACCGTCATCGCCGAGGCGGGCAGCCTGATGATGATGGACGACGGCGTTCAGATGCAGACCATCTTCGGCGATGGCAATGGACAGGAGCAAAGCTTCATGGGCAAGCTGTGGGGCGCCGGCAAGCGGGTGCTCACGGGGGAGAGCCTGTTCATGACCGCCTACACGAACCAGTCCACCGGTCGGCGGACGGCGTGGTTCGCGGCGCCGTATCCGGGCAAGATCCTGCCCATGGACCTGCGCGACCACGGGCAGCGGCTGATCTGTCAGAAGGACTCCTTCCTCTGCGCGGCCAAGGGCGTTTCGGTGGGCATCGAGTTCCAGCGGAAGCTCGGCACCGGCCTGTTCGGGGGCGAGGGCTTCATCATGCAGAAGCTCGAGGGCGATGGCCAGGTGTACATCCATGCCGGCGGTACGGTGGTGGAGCGCCAACTGGCCCCTGGCGAGGTGCTGAAGGTGGACACGGGCTGTCTGGTGGCCATGACCTACGGCATCGACTACGACATCCAGTTCGTGGGCGGCATCAAGAACACGCTGTTCGGGGGCGAGGGCCTCTTCTTCGTCACCCTGCGCGGGCCGGGTCATGTGTGGCTGCAGAGCCTGCCCTTCAGCCGCCTGGCGGACACCATCGTGGCCGCTGCACCGCGCGCCGGTGGCCGCCGCCGCGAGGAGGGCTCCATCCTCGGCGGGCTGGGCGGACTGCTGGACGGCGACAACTGAGATCGGGCGCTGCTCCATCGCATGGGCCGGTACCCCCGGCCCATGTGCATTCCAGCAGTGGGTCACTCGGCCCGATCCCGTCGCGGTCCCCGGTCCAGCGCGTTCAGGAAGCTCTCCACCACGGACAGCAGCAGGCTGAAGCCGAGGGCCCACCAGAAGTTGCGCACCACGAAGCCCGGCACGAGCTCGGCGGCGAGCAGCACCACCGCGGCATTGATCACGAGCAGGAAGAGCCCCAGCGTGAGGACCGTGGCGGGCAGCGTGAGCAGGATGAGCAGGGGCCGCACGAAGGCATTAAGCAGACCGAGCACGGCGGCGGTGAGCAATGCGGTGAGCACCCCATGGGTCTCGCCCAGATCGCCCAGGCTGACGCCACTGAGCAACAGGTCGCAGATGAGCACAGCGATGGTGGTGATGATCAACCGGATCAAGGCCTTCATGGGCACAAAATAGGCAGGGGCCTCCATGAGGCCCCCGCGTGTCGGTCGATCCGTATCAGTGCTTCACCAGCTTGCGCGGCGTGGCCTTGCCATCCAGCGCCACCACGAGGAAGTAGGTGCCATCGGCCTGGTCGCTGAGGTCCAGGGTGCGCTCGTAGCGGCCCTTGAACCCGGTGATGGTCTCGTGGTAGATGCGGTCGCCCTGAGCGTTGTGCACGTCCACCACGAGCTCGCCGCGCTCGGCCACGTCGAACTGGATGCGGTAGAAGCCATCGCTGGGATTGGGGGCGCAACGCAGGTCGCCGAGGTCCGGCGAACGGTCAAGGCCGGAGACCCCTTTCCGCTCGAGCAGGGCCCGCTCCTCCGGCGACACCTCCACCGTGCCCACTTCCACGTGCATCTCCCGGAGGATATCGCTGCGCATGGTGCGGCGCAGGTGCTCCATTTCGCGGCGCAGTTCCTCCATCTCGCGGCGGATGGTGGCGCGGTCCTCATCGGGCAGCGGGGGAAGGGGGGCCAACGGGGCCATCGGAGGCATCACCCACGAGCGCATGCGGCGTTCGCCCAGGGTCCCGGTGAGGGTGCGTCGTTCGCCATCGCGCAACACCTCCACCTGCACGGCCGTTCCCGGCTCCATGCCGGCGATGCGTTCCGCCAGGTCACCGAAGCCGGTGATCGGCGCCTCGTTGATGGCCACGATGCGGTCGCCCGCCTGCAGGCCCATCCGCTGGGCGGCCGAACTGTCCACCACGGAACCGACGCGCGCACCTTCACCGCTGGTCTCCGGACCTTCATCACCGTTCACGCCCAGGAAGGCGCGTGGCTTCACGGTGAAGGTCATCGGTGGAGCCTCCGGCTCATCCCACCTGTCGAACTCGAAGGTGAATTCCTCCGGGTCATCGGTCGTCTCCCCGAGTGTCACCTGGCGTTCCGAGCGCTTTCCATCGCGGAGCACCGCAAGCGTGACCACATCGCCGGGCTTGTGGGCGCGGATGCGTTCGGTGAAGGCGGCGAGGCCACCGGCCGGATCGCCATCCATCGCCACCACCACATCCCCATCCTTCAGGCCGGCCTTGTCGGCCGGTCCATCCTCGATCACCTTGGTGAGCACGATCCCCTCGACATCGGCCTCCTTGCGCCCCTTGCCCTCCTTCGGCGCATTGTACATCCCGAGATAAGCGCCCAGGTAGCCGCGCGGCTCCTGAGCGCGTGCACGCGCCATGGCCTCATCGCGGAGGGCGAAGGCGAGGCTCATGTCCTTCAGGGTGCCGCCATCACGAAGGCGACGCAGGTCGATGATCAGGTTCTCGTCCGCACCGATGGTGCCCAGTTCCTCCATCACGCCCAATTCCTGAAGCGCGTCCTGCAGCGATCGTTCGTCGTTGAGGTCGAACTCGCGTTCGATGCGGGAGGTGCGGCCGTCCTCGGTGGTGGTGATCTCGATGCGCACCTTCCGATCGTCGGCACCATCATCGGATTGGGCGGGCAGGACGAGCGGGATGCAGACCAGGGGCAGAAGCGTGGAGCGGAGCGAAGCGTACATGGTGGTGGGACTTGCACCCAAAAGTACCCGGGGCCCCGCGGGGGGGCGGTGTTAAGGAACGTTAGATCGTGTTAAGCCTTCCGCCGGTCCTACGGACGGATCAGCAGGCCTTGCCGGACGACGCCATCCGCCTCCAGCCGCACGATGTACGCGCCCGATGCGGCCATGGTGAGGTCGATGGGCACCTGGGTGCGATGGCCTGCGGCCAGCGTGCGCACCGGTCGCCCGGCCGGATCGAACACACGCGCCACGCCGCCCGCTCCGGCCGGCCGGTCGAGCACGAGCACATAGGAGCCATCCTCTGCTGTCGGGCGCAGGTCGAGAGGCTCGGATCCCGCCGGTTCGTCGATCGCGGTGGCCGGTTCCAGGCCGATGTCGTCCAAGGCCATATCGCTGTATGGGGAGTTGCCGGTGATCCCCCGGAAGCGAGCCGACACGGTGCTGCCGGCGTAGGCCGACAGATCTGCGGTGCCCTGCCGCCACTGGTCGCCCTGGTCGCCGCTGATCATCGGAACGATGTCGGGCATCAACACTCCGTCCACGATGAGGTCCACATGCAGTTCACCCTGGGTGGCACCGTACAGGTGGTACCAGAAGCCGAGCGCGTAGGCGCCCTGTGTGGGCAGCGTGAGGCA is a window from the Flavobacteriales bacterium genome containing:
- a CDS encoding PDZ domain-containing protein; amino-acid sequence: MYASLRSTLLPLVCIPLVLPAQSDDGADDRKVRIEITTTEDGRTSRIEREFDLNDERSLQDALQELGVMEELGTIGADENLIIDLRRLRDGGTLKDMSLAFALRDEAMARARAQEPRGYLGAYLGMYNAPKEGKGRKEADVEGIVLTKVIEDGPADKAGLKDGDVVVAMDGDPAGGLAAFTERIRAHKPGDVVTLAVLRDGKRSERQVTLGETTDDPEEFTFEFDRWDEPEAPPMTFTVKPRAFLGVNGDEGPETSGEGARVGSVVDSSAAQRMGLQAGDRIVAINEAPITGFGDLAERIAGMEPGTAVQVEVLRDGERRTLTGTLGERRMRSWVMPPMAPLAPLPPLPDEDRATIRREMEELRREMEHLRRTMRSDILREMHVEVGTVEVSPEERALLERKGVSGLDRSPDLGDLRCAPNPSDGFYRIQFDVAERGELVVDVHNAQGDRIYHETITGFKGRYERTLDLSDQADGTYFLVVALDGKATPRKLVKH
- a CDS encoding tungsten formylmethanofuran dehydrogenase, with amino-acid sequence MPATAKPKAADNRSAHQPDRDTLLRAWELMCTAKAMTELYEEHFKLTSKYVHATSRGHEAIQIALGLQLKPQDFVAPYYRDDSILLGIGMEPYELMLQLLAKRDDPFSGGRTYYGHPSLRREGMPRIPHQSSATGMQAIPTTGIALGLWYKERAGIPHDRNGSADDAPPVVVCSLGDASITEGEVAEAFQMAVLKKLPIIYLVQDNEWDISASADEIRVADAPEYAKGFKGLEVRSIDGSDFSICHATLSEVIATVRQERRPFLVHAKVPLLNHHTSGVRMEFYRSEENLAEHRKRDPHPRLLQHCLDQRLQLDGLKQIEQKAIARVKADFERACAAADPPPEDLLTHAFAPTPVTEERGERAPKDRQPTVMVDCALFAIRELMQDDPRCLLYGQDVGARLGGVFREAATLARDFGDHRVFNTPIQEAFIIGSTVGMSAAGLKPIVEVQFADYIWPGLNQLFTEVARSAYLTVGKWPVSCIIRVPIGAYGSGGPYHSSSVESVLCTIKGIKIAYPSTGADLKGLMKAAYHDPNPVVMLEHKGLYWSKIKGTEEAKSVEPAPDYIIPFGKARIVLQADADAVSRGQAAVVVTYGMGVYWAQAAARGFAGRITVIDLRTLVPLDEDTVMEQVRAHGRCLVVTEEQLTNSFAQALAARIGDQCFAHLDAPVRTLGAVDMPAIPLNSTLEAAMIPSADKVAVALNELLSY
- a CDS encoding TIGR00266 family protein, whose product is MDRRAHEIDHRIVGDDMQCVEITLDPQETVIAEAGSLMMMDDGVQMQTIFGDGNGQEQSFMGKLWGAGKRVLTGESLFMTAYTNQSTGRRTAWFAAPYPGKILPMDLRDHGQRLICQKDSFLCAAKGVSVGIEFQRKLGTGLFGGEGFIMQKLEGDGQVYIHAGGTVVERQLAPGEVLKVDTGCLVAMTYGIDYDIQFVGGIKNTLFGGEGLFFVTLRGPGHVWLQSLPFSRLADTIVAAAPRAGGRRREEGSILGGLGGLLDGDN
- a CDS encoding phage holin family protein; the protein is MKALIRLIITTIAVLICDLLLSGVSLGDLGETHGVLTALLTAAVLGLLNAFVRPLLILLTLPATVLTLGLFLLVINAAVVLLAAELVPGFVVRNFWWALGFSLLLSVVESFLNALDRGPRRDRAE